The proteins below are encoded in one region of Oenanthe melanoleuca isolate GR-GAL-2019-014 chromosome 4A, OMel1.0, whole genome shotgun sequence:
- the MAMLD1 gene encoding mastermind-like domain-containing protein 1 isoform X2 yields the protein MSQGANPSMACPEMQSSPFSTGHSASSLGVTGHPVLLENNHMNGGGTGSPFLVPPNTEINQKGSIEGQTNNIVHYDEKGNSLQSVDQELQDLLEELTKMPDPSPNDLDLEKILCSKAEDPLGLSHSQPNISTTSKSSPQTSHLENHVANKDFSPGCNPASGGSPQMRPSSAGANFQVPPSNKPAASPISTAAQNKNQPPPMLPVPLPNMPGSNWHAQQLKQLAASKQVSGTKQQVQAPSWPTMSPPGLSPPYRAGSSPHHQPFSPQNVMVSGMPANNLPGNNIQSPQNTLLSSMTSSSTPSNGPSPPYGSEKLSSPALSQQPFSPQSSMLPALTAASLPASSIKSPQNNLVASMPSTNTGPSPMYRPEKLSSPALHQQPFSPQGTLISSITPTSNPTSMQNSLFKSMSTNQTKNMNIIMQQPSSSLQPGLVNESPVSQDQFSFNNTKPLSHFASEPATQKMSPLTAGQGQQSLIHYLQQQQQQQQQQQQQQQQQQSPATQQSPATQQSQQTNNSQFLQQQFRQLMQPHRMQRQMQAGSLPSQSRQDQNPGIVARLQEPGSIPSGGSVPAPATVNGYTMRNHLLKQQIMKRQLMQEKQRQNMLGVTSEQRSLFAAQQFQAVQQPIAADCNQMIPAPPPNHRMLPSNPAMLQSTLGSGMASATASQSSGTMVMIPHNPGKQQGIFPPNSDFNIPLRPSQNSLGMNSGCQTVHSHSTVRPGMPMGVFSSGSLANHSTTQQHMRQPSVPRIPNVYPNSSAQMWTPTTVPRMPNQSQMDTSMQQFSGNTVFSKQSVRPSTPGQAFSQQAVVPPNQIAPGIQVRQMQKLNMGQSGQGLSLMSNQNLRHNLTRGPLPAMNVMKSVPQGVSSFNHLNPAPGLSPPSYPSTGQPDTFSRMIAAADLPQYDLVSQHSNSVMPANCSDTDFLDSLMKNSSSNDEEWLNNLTMIDDILGQHAQSSGHV from the exons ATGAGCCAAGGTGCCAATCCCAGCATGGCATGCCCAGAAATGCAAAGTTCTCCATTCTCCACTGGTCACAGCGCTTCTTCCCTGGGAGTCACAGGGCACCCAGTGCTCCTCGAAAACAATCACATGAATGGTGGTGGCACTGGCTCCCCGTTCTTAGTGCCACccaacacagaaataaatcagaagGGGTCAATAGAAGGGCAAACCAACAACATCGTCCATTATGATGAGAAAGGAAACAGCTTACAGTCTGTGGACCAAGAGCTGCAAGATCTATTGGAAGAGCTGACCAAAATGCCTGATCCATCTCCCAATGACCTGGATCTGGAGAAGATTTTGTGCAGCAAGGCTGAAGATCCACTTGGTCTAAGTCATTCCCAACCAAACATAAGTACTACTTCAAAGTCCTCCCCGCAGACTTCCCACTTGGAGAACCATGTTGCTAACAAAGatttttctccaggctgcaaTCCAGCCAGTGGAGGATCCCCTCAGATGAGACCGTCATCTGCTGGAGCTAACTTCCAAGTTCCTCCCTCAAACAAACCTGCTGCATCACCCATCTCTACAGCAGctcaaaacaaaaaccagccaCCACCGATGCTCCCAGTACCCTTGCCCAACATGCCTGGCTCCAACTGGCATGCTCAGCAGCTAAagcagctggcagccagcaaaCAGGTGTCTGGTACCAAGCAACAAGTACAGGCTCCCAGCTGGCCTACTATGTCTCCTCCTGGTCTCTCTCCACCTTACAGGGCGGGATCATCCCCACACCATCAACCTTTCAGTCCTCAAAATGTTATGGTGTCTGGCATGCCTGCTAATAATTTACCGGGAAACAACATTCAGAGTCCTCAAAACACTCTGCTTTCAAGCATGACTTCCAGCAGCACCCCATCCAATGGCCCCTCTCCCCCTTATGGCTCTGAGAAGCTCTCCAgtccagctctgagccagcagcCCTTCAGCCCTCAGAGCTCCATGCTGCCTGCTCTGACAGCAGCCAGTTTGCCAGCCAGCAGCATTAAAAGTCCACAGAACAACTTGGTTGCCAGCATGCCCTCCACAAATACTGGACCTTCTCCAATGTACAGGCCAGAAAAGCTCTcaagccctgctctgcatcagCAGCCCTTCAGTCCTCAAGGTACATTAATCTCTAGCATCACTCCCACCAGCAACCCCACGAGTATGCAGAACTCGCTTTTTAAATCAATGAGTACAAACCAGACCAAAAATATGAACATAATTATGCAACAGCCATCCAGTAGCTTACAGCCAGGTTTGGTGAATGAGAGCCCTGTTAGCCAAGACCAGTTTTCTTTCAACAACACCAAACCACTGTCTCACTTTGCCTCAGAGCCAGCTACTCAAAAAATGTCTCCTCTGacagcaggacaaggacagCAGTCCCTCATTCACtatctccagcagcagcaacagcagcagcagcagcagcagcagcagcagcagcagcagcagtctcCAGCCACACAGCAGTCTCCAGCCACACAGCAGTCCCAGCAGACCAACAACAGCCAgtttcttcagcagcagttccGACAACTAATGCAGCCACATCGGATGCAGAGACAGATGCAGGCTGGCTCACTGCCATCTCAAAGCAGACAG GatcaaaatcctggaattgttGCCAGATTGCAGGAGCCAGGCTCCATCCCAAGTGGCGGCTCTGTGCCGGCACCAGCCACGGTCAATGGGTACACGATGAGGAACCACTTACTGAAGCAGCAGATAATGAAACGGCAGCTGATGCAG gaaaagcagagacaaaACATGCTGGGAGTAACATCTGAACAGAGGAGCTTGTTTGCGGCTCAGCAGTTTCAAG ctgtgcagcagcccaTTGCTGCTGACTGCAACCAGATGATCCCAGCTCCTCCGCCCAACCATCGCATGCTGCCGTCAAACCCAGCCATGCTCCAGAGCACTTTGGGCTCTGGCATGGCCTCAGCCACTGCCAGCCAGAGCAGCGGGACAATGGTGATGATTCCACACAACCCTGGCAAGCAGCAGGGGATTTTTCCCCCTAATTCTGACTTTAACATCCCACTACGGCCGAGCCAGAACTCACTAGGCATGAACTCGGGGTGCCAAACTGTTCACAGCCACTCCACTGTGAGGCCGGGAATGCCAATGGGAGTCTTCAGTTCTGGCTCCTTAGCAAATCACTCCACGACACAGCAACACATGAGGCAGCCGAGTGTGCCAAGAATCCCCAATGTCTACCCCAATTCATCTGCCCAGATGTGGACACCGACTACTGTGCCAAGAATGCCAAATCAAAGCCAAATGGATACCAGCATGCAGCAGTTTTCTGGGAACACGGTGTTCTCCAAACAGAGCGTGAGGCCAAGCACACCGGGTCAGGCATTCTCCCAGCAGGCAGTGGTGCCACCAAATCAGATCGCTCCTGGCATCCAGGTCAGGCAGATGCAGAAACTGAACATGGGACAGTCTGGCCAGGGCTTAAGCTTAATGAGTAATCAGAACTTGAGACACAATTTAACCAGGGGACCGTTGCCAGCTATGAATGTTATGAAATCAGTGCCCCAAGGCGTGTCCAGTTTTAACCACCTCAATCCTGCCCCAGGCCTCAGCCCACCAAGCTACCCTTCTACTGGTCAGCCTGACACCTTCAGCAGGATGATTGCCGCCGCTGATCTGCCCCAATATGACTtggtgtcccagcacagcaatTCCGTCATGCCTGCCAACTGCAGCGACACTGACTTCCTTGACTCCCTCatgaagaacagcagcagcaacgATGAAGAGTGGTTGAACAATCTGACAATGATAGATGACATTTTGGGACAGCACGCTCAAAGCTCTGGACACGTTTAG